In Triticum aestivum cultivar Chinese Spring chromosome 5B, IWGSC CS RefSeq v2.1, whole genome shotgun sequence, the following proteins share a genomic window:
- the LOC123115135 gene encoding SEC12-like protein 1, which yields MASDGDEAPAGVAGKVTCAAWIRRPSGGPAVSSSRSLLVVYGRGATPSSPPFLDLLAFDTRACELASEPLLRVVMGEEGADADTPRAIAVHPAGDEFVCATAKGCRLFKLVYDDFCINLVSRDSSALQSVGPQRCLAFSTDGTKFAIGGEDGHLRIFHWPSLIVLLDEPKAHKSFRDMDISLDSAFLVSTSTDGSARIWKIDEGAPLVNLTRSSDERIECCRFSRDGKKPFLFCTLVKGNDIVTMVLNISNWKRIGYKRLLRKPISTLSVSLDGKYLALGSHDGDCCVADVQKMQVSHLIKKVHLGSPISSIEFCPTERIVISTSHQWGAEITKLDVPADWRVWQIWLVFLSLFATSAILFYTIFKHTNLV from the exons ATGGcgagcgacggcgacgaggctcccgCGGGGGTGGCCGGGAAGGTGACCTGCGCGGCGTGGATACGACGCCCGAGCGGCGGGCCGGCCGTGTCCAGCAGCCGCAGTCTCCTCGTGGTGTACGGCCGCGGCGCCACTCCCTCATCCCCGCCATTCCTCGACCTCCTCGCCTTCGACACCAGGGCGTGCGAGCTCGCCTCCGAGCCCCTG CTGAGGGTCGTGATGGGCGAGGAGGGAGCCGACGCGGACACGCCGCGCGCCATCGCCGTGCACCCCGCCGGCGACGAGTTCGTCTGCGCCACCGCCAAAGGCTGCAG GCTGTTCAAGCTGGTCTATGACGACTTCTGTATCAACCTTGTTTCGAGAGATTCCTCGGCACTCCAATCAGTTGGGCCTCAGCGATGTTTGGCATTCAGTACTGATGGTACTAAGTTTGCTATTGGTGGTGAG GATGGTCATCTAAGAATATTTCACTGGCCAAGCCTCATTGTGCTTTTGGATGAACCTAAAGCTCATAAATCCTTCAGGGACATGGACATCAG CTTGGATTCAGCGTTTCTAGTATCAACTTCAACTGATGGTTCTGCAAGAATATGGAAGATTGATGAGGGAGCTCCACTCGTAAATTTGACTAGATCTTCG GATGAGAGGATTGAGTGTTGCCGCTTTTCTAGGGATGGGAAGAAACCTTTTCTGTTTTGCACACTTGTAAAAG GAAATGATATCGTGACTATGGTTTTGAACATAAGTAACTGGAAGAGAATTGGATACAAAAGACTCCTGCGAAAGCCCATTTCAACACTTTCAGTTAGCTTGGATGGGAAGTATCTCGCACT AGGAAGCCATGATGGCGACTGTTGTGTTGCCGATGTACAGAAGATGCAAGTTTCTCACTTGATCAAGAAGGTCCATCTTGGCTCCCCAATTTCCTCCATTGAATTTTGCCCTACTGAAAG GATTGTGATCTCCACCTCGCATCAATGGGGAGCAGAGATAACGAAGCTCGACGTCCCTGCCGACTGGAGAG TTTGGCAAATTTGGCTGGTATTCTTGAGCCTCTTTGCGACGTCGGCGATCCTGTTCTACACGATCTTCAAGCACACAAACCTGGTGTAA
- the LOC123117238 gene encoding desmethyl-deoxy-podophyllotoxin synthase, producing the protein MEGWLTLSLIALATLLALWFFKLSGGKKQRLPPGPWRLPIIGSLHHVVSALPHRTMTELCRRHGPMMYLQLGEVPTVVVSSAEAVGQMMKASDLLFANRRTTVMQDVVGYGGMGISFAPYGDHWRRMRKVCATELLSSKQVRRMESVRSEEMGSLLRSMAASPGATVNVSQKVAALSNDVVARAVFGGKFSQQQDYIHASHRVMNLLGGFSLVDLFPSSRLVRWLSSEERRIKSSLDLMQRIITDILVERKAVRAAGNGDEGLLDVLLTCQEEDSLESPLTTEMITTVLFDIFGGATDTTSTTFEWAMSELVNHPVAMAKAQLEARKVLGPGRAIIVSSDLAELHYMRMVIKETLRLHTPVPLLNRKNGEDCKIMGYDMLKGTNIYINAFAISRDPQYWNNPEEFIPERFENNNMDYNGSCFEFTPFGFGRRLCPGITFASSVLEMALANFLYHFDWMLPDGVISESLDMSEKFGLIVRRSSDLHLRAIPHLCSKAMEI; encoded by the exons atggaggggtggttgacctTGAGTTTGATAGCACTAGCCACGCTACTGGCCCTTTGGTTTTTCAAGCTCTCCGGTGGTAAGAAGCAGCGGCTGCCTCCAGGGCCATGGAGACTCCCGATCATCGGCAGCCTCCACCACGTCGTCAGCGCCCTCCCGCACCGCACCATGACAGAGCTGTGTCGCCGGCACGGACCCATGATGTACCTGCAGCTAGGCGAGGTCCCCACTGTGGTGGTTTCCAGCGCCGAGGCGGTCGGGCAGATGATGAAGGCCAGCGACCTCCTGTTCGCGAACCGGCGGACCACCGTGATGCAGGACGTCGTCGGCTATGGTGGCATGGGCATCAGCTTCGCCCCCTACGGTGACCACTGGCGCCGAATGCGCAAGGTGTGCGCCACGGAGCTCCTCAGTTCTAAGCAGGTCAGGCGCATGGAGAGTGTCAGGTCTGAGGAGATGGGCAGCCTCCTCCGCTCCATGGCGGCATCACCTGGCGCCACCGTCAACGTCAGCCAGAAGGTGGCGGCGCTGAGCAACGACGTCGTGGCACGGGCGGTCTTCGGCGGCAAGTTCAGCCAGCAGCAGGATTACATCCACGCGTCTCACCGGGTCATGAACCTTCTGGGAGGCTTCTCCCTCGTGGACCTCTTTCCGTCCTCGAGGCTCGTGCGGTGGTTGAGCAGCGAGGAGCGCCGCATAAAGAGCAGCCTCGACCTCATGCAGCGCATCATCACCGACATCCTCGTCGAGCGCAAGGCTGTGCGAGCTGCCGGTAACGGCGACGAGGGGCTGCTAGACGTGCTGCTCACATGCCAGGAGGAGGACTCGCTGGAATCCCCTCTAACCACAGAGATGATAACCACCGTCTTGTTT GACATTTTTGGAGGCGCTACTGATACCACTTCAACCACTTTTGAGTGGGCTATGTCGGAACTCGTCAATCATCCAGTAGCCATGGCTAAGGCACAATTAGAGGCCCGTAAGGTACTAGGTCCAGGCCGAGCTATCATTGTCAGTAGCGATCTTGCAGAACTCCACTACATGCGGATGGTCATCAAAGAAACATTAAGATTGCATACACCTGTTCCTCTACTCAACCGCAAGAATGGAGAGGACTGCAAAATTATGGGTTATGATATGCTTAAAGGTACCAATATTTACATTAATGCCTTCGCAATTTCCAGGGATCCTCAATACTGGAACAATCCTGAAGAGTTTATTCCAGAGAGATTTGAAAACAATAACATGGATTATAACGGGTCATGCTTCGAATTCACTCCTTTCGGGTTCGGGCGACGCCTTTGTCCCGGGATAACATTCGCCTCATCAGTTTTAGAGATGGCATTGGCTAACTTTCTCTATCACTTTGACTGGATGCTTCCTGATGGGGTCATCTCGGAGTCGCTGGACATGTCCGAGAAATTTGGGTTAATTGTACGTAGAAGTTCTGACCTGCACCTCAGAGCTATTCCACACCTATGCTCGAAAGCTATGGAGATTTAA